A genomic region of Xanthomonas fragariae contains the following coding sequences:
- the mazG gene encoding nucleoside triphosphate pyrophosphohydrolase has translation MPQTPPTGDIQHLLQLMARLRDREHGCPWNVEQTFASIAPYTIEEAYEVADAIDRNDLPGLRDELGDLLLQVVFHAQMAAEQGAFGFAEVVATLSDKLVRRHPHIFAERQADDAQAVRANWEQIKRDERRAAGNQDDSALAGIARGLPEWQRSTKLQSRAARVGFDWPGPVPVLEKLQEEVEELRVEFARGPVADNQARLEDELGDVLFVCANLARHAKVDVGAALRHANLKFERRFRAMEVQAHAAGTTLAALSLSEQEALWQHVKRGERGGDASALDKPARHAPSADKPAAGEQAPDNPEVHQADFDKPRSNTPRHA, from the coding sequence ATGCCTCAGACCCCGCCGACCGGTGACATCCAGCACCTGCTGCAGCTGATGGCGCGCCTGCGCGATCGTGAGCACGGCTGTCCTTGGAATGTGGAGCAGACCTTCGCCAGCATCGCGCCGTACACGATCGAAGAAGCCTACGAAGTTGCCGACGCGATCGACCGCAACGACCTGCCTGGTTTGCGCGACGAATTGGGCGACCTGCTGCTGCAAGTGGTCTTCCATGCACAGATGGCAGCCGAGCAAGGCGCCTTCGGGTTTGCCGAGGTGGTCGCCACACTCAGCGACAAGCTGGTGCGGCGCCACCCGCACATATTCGCCGAACGACAGGCCGACGACGCACAGGCCGTGCGCGCCAACTGGGAGCAGATCAAGCGTGACGAACGCCGCGCCGCCGGCAACCAGGACGACTCCGCACTCGCCGGCATCGCGCGCGGTCTGCCGGAATGGCAGCGCTCCACCAAGCTGCAATCGCGCGCGGCGCGGGTTGGCTTCGACTGGCCAGGCCCTGTGCCGGTGCTGGAAAAACTGCAGGAAGAAGTCGAAGAGCTGCGGGTGGAATTCGCACGCGGCCCGGTGGCCGACAATCAGGCCCGGCTGGAGGACGAGCTCGGCGATGTGTTGTTCGTCTGCGCCAACCTGGCGCGGCACGCCAAGGTCGATGTCGGCGCCGCGCTTCGACACGCCAACCTGAAATTCGAACGGCGCTTCCGTGCGATGGAAGTGCAGGCGCACGCTGCGGGCACCACGTTGGCAGCGTTGTCGTTGAGTGAGCAGGAAGCGCTATGGCAACACGTCAAGCGTGGCGAGCGAGGTGGCGACGCATCGGCTCTCGACAAGCCAGCCCGCCACGCGCCTAGTGCCGACAAACCTGCCGCGGGCGAGCAAGCTCCCGACAACCCGGAGGTGCATCAGGCAGACTTCGACAAACCACGCTCCAACACGCCACGCCACGCATGA